In Planococcus citri chromosome 4, ihPlaCitr1.1, whole genome shotgun sequence, the genomic window GATCAAGGAATTTCTGGAACACGATAAGCAGGTAATTTTGATCACCAGACCTATACATTGGGGTAAGAGTTTGAACTTAAACATGTTGAGAAAATTCTTCGAGATCGAGATTGACCATCAAGGGAACATTATACCGGAAGAAAATCGAGTAAATCGAAAGATATTTTGTGGTGGGCAAGTTTACATAAATGATTCACAAGTGAAATCCTTTCAGCCTTTGAAAATCTCGAATTTTTCTAGTGCAATGGAGCATCAGGGGAAACATCCTGTAGTACAGCTTAATTATCATTCAATAAAGAATGGAACCTTTGATGACGTGAAAGCAGGAATGATGAATGAAGTCATCAAATCATACAAAAGATATTCCTACCtcgataattatttcaaaacaaatcctCACTTTTTAGATGAATCTGAAAAGTCTCAATTAGAAAGATATTCCAAAAATAATCTCACAGAAAGTGATCTCGTCAACAGTTTACGTTTTTTAAGCCAGCTACTTTACAAATACTTCAATCAAACAGTGTTCATATTAATCGACGAATACGATACTCCACTAAAAGATGCATTCCTTCTTTCCTCCGATAATCCAGACAATCTGGAAAAAGTGCTAAAATTTTATCGAGACTTATACGCTTCAGCTTTCAAAAACAACTCCTGCTTAGCCAAAGGATTCCTCACAGGCGAGCTCAGAATAGCTAATACAAATTTGTTTGTCGACCTAGATAACATGGCAGAATACACATTGCTCGATGACCAGTTTAGCCAATTCTATGGATTTACTGAACAGGAACTCGATCAATTCATGGAACCATCATTAAACATGGAACAGCTGCTTGATCGCCAGTTCATCCAATTCCATGGATCAACTGGACAGGCACTCGATAAATTAGTGGGCCCTTCATTAAAAAAGGAACTGTATCAAATGAAGCAATACTACAAAGGGTTCAATTACGGAGCACAAACGATGTACAATCCGTGGTCGATTAAACAATGCATTGAAAACGACTTCAGACTGGAGCAATATTGGTTACCATGTGGTGTTCAGTTTCCTGGCCGTCGACATAGTTATTCGCTCGATGGCATTGTAGAAGATGTGAAAAGACTACTGGGAGGTCATTCAATAGTAATCCCTATCGAAAATGAAGTCAGTTTTGATAATTTAGCGGATAGAAgaaacttcttcaattttattctcttcaCTGGATACCTAAGTCCAACTATGAAGTACCCAAATGGTACATATGAATTGGAGAAACCCAATTCCGAATTGAATATGCTTTTTGGGAGTGTAATAGGTGACTGGATGCCGAAGAGGCCTTTTGGATGAATGATGAAAGCTAgagatttcgatgaaaaagttttcagtttGTAATCATAATTCCTTAAAAGACATTAAATCGCAATAGGTATTGGATAAtgtattgaatgatttttttttttttgaacgccAATAAGTACATTTAAATATTTTAGATATTTCTAAAACTTAATGAAAACTGGTCAAAAACTCAATTCGCATTCTATTATCATAAACACACAATCATATTGATTTAATCATATCTCAGATCACCCAGAACTAATTTCATAATCATacttgagtaaatttcaactcataaaATGATAAGctcattaaaatgaaataaaagtagaaaaaaactgACTGAACTAccaagaagtttatttttcaactccaGAAAAGCCTGGTAAGTATctcctcttttcaaaaaaaataataactcaaATAAAATTGGCATTCAATGCCACATCTTCAAGTTCCTTCTCGTTATTTATACATTCATTTTGAGATTAGATAATTCCTCATCATCAAGAATGGTGTCTACCaaatcaaaataccaaaattttgcatttcttaaattatttttggtacattattaTATTGAGTGGTATCAAATCGATCCCCACCCTcggtatgaaatttttcaataaaaaatatcagCCACGACGacttttcatttgttttttttttcatgatcttttTATGCTTTtcgtctttgaaaaataaatttaaaaacagaaGAGAACATTTTGTTGTCCAAGCGAAGCGCGagtgcaaaatttttggataatttttgatcttgcccgagtgaagcgaggcgaaagtttttgaaaattgacgatttgtgatgttttttttttcaaatagttctAATTTTAGTCTTCTattataataagtaggtacataggtacaaaaaaattgtaggattttggtgtttttttttttttttttttggtactttttgagcccatttcagaattttgtagttttttggaCAGTAGATACCACGTCAGGGTTAtcgtcaaaattcagaaatcaatttaggcagctgaaattcTAGTTATAGAGATTTATAACTACTCATGCTTTTTCAGTTAGATGCAAATATGGGAAATGAAGCTACTTCTCTCGCTACTAATTTCATTGAAGATTGATAACAAACTCCTGATTTGCATAAACGCTGAGAGGACAACTTTGGGAAATTCTAATTCCTTTGAAAATACCACGAAAGTGCCATGTTCTCAGATAACCATACACTCTCTCATTCTAAATACACAAAATGTCACTTCAATCGAGAAGCCATCTACAGATACCGCAGCAAATATTACTTCCTCCGaagtggaatttttaaataacacTTCAGCTATAGCTCAACAAACTTCCACACAAGCAACTCTTGCTTCGGAAAGCCAAATCACAGTTATTGGTACAGGAAATTTGACTACAGGCCTTGATTCTGCTACAGATATCGCTGAATGTCATCATACTAAATGCATGTTAAAGCAAAGCATAGCTATCACCTCAGCTGtggaaattgctcaaaaacccACAACTACTCCAATACCCATTTTCACTCAACAGAATACGACAGGACTTACTCAAAACCCCCAAGCTgaagaaattgctcaaaaacccACAACTACTCCAATACCCATCTCCATTCAACAGAATACCGCAGGACTTACTCAAAACCCCCAACCTgtggaaatttctcaaaaaaccacATCTACTCCAATACCCATTTCCACTCAACAGAAAACCGCACGACTCACTCCAAAACCCAATCACCAGACCAAGAAAACGAATCAAACCCGTCGCACACCTCTCAAAATCACTCCATTCCGAAACACAACAGCAAAAGTGACACGTCCCAAACTAGAGATGAGAAAAGCTTCAAACTTCACGGTTTTTGTAAAGACCCCTCCAACAACAAACACACCTTCACGAAAGACATACACATTCAGTCGTTATAATTGGTCAATCAGCATAACTCAACCAACCACCAAAGAAATCGATTTCAGGGAAAGTATCGAATTTGGTGaagaaagctttaaaaaatttatgttcaGGACAGCAGCCTTTGTAGACAAGAGCTTAATGATCAAAGAATTTCTAGAACACGACAAACAGGTAATTCTGATCACAAGACCTGTACTTTGGGGTAAGAGTTTGAACTTAAACATGTTAAGAAAATTCTTCGAGATCGAGGTCGACGACCAGGGGAACATTTTACCAGAAGAAAATCGAGTAAATCGAAAGATATTTTGTGGCGGGCAAGTTTACGTGAATGATTCGCTAGTGAAATCCTTCCAGCCTCTGAAGATCTCCAATTTTTCCAGTCCAATGAAGTATCAGGGGAAACATCCTGTAGTACAGCTTAATTATCATTTTATACAGAATGGAAACTTTGAAGAGGTGAAAGCGATCATGACGTATGAAGTAATCAAATCGTATAAAAGACATTTCTACCTCGACAGTTACTTCAAAAAGAATCCGCAATTTTTAGACGAATCTGAAAAGTCTCAATTGGAGAGATACTCCAAAGGTAATCTTACAGAAAGCGATCTCGTCAACAGTTTGTGTTTTTTAAGTCACCTTCTTTACAAATACTTCAATGAAACGGTGTTCATATTAATCGACGAATACGATACTCCGCTTAGAGGTGCATTCCTTCATTCATCTGATAATCCTGACAATCTGGAAAAAGTGCTTAAATTTTATCGAGAATTATACACTGCTGCTTTCAAAAACAACCCTTGCTTAGCCAAAGGATTCCTCACAGGTAAGCTCAGGATATCTAATTCGAATCTGTTCGTCAACTTGGATAACGTGGCTGAGTACACTTTGCTTGATCACGAGTTCAGCCAATTCTATGGATTTACTGAACAGGAAGTTGACCAATTAGTGGGACCATCATTAGGGACAGAATTACTACATCAAATGAAGGCTTACTACAAAGGGTATAATTATGGAGGGCAAATGATGTATAATCCGTGGTCGATTAAACAATGCATTGAAAACGACTACAAAATTGAACATTATTGGTTAGGAAGTCAACTTCTGTTTCCTGTCCATAGACAAAGTTTTTCGCTTGATCACATTGAACCAGATGTAAGATCGTTATTGGAAGGCGGTTGCGTTGAAATTCCTATTAGAAATGAAGTCAGCTTTGATAATTTAACGGATAGaagaaactttttcaattttattctcttcaCTGGATATCTGAGTCCGGGTGTCAAGTATCCAAATGGAACGTATCAGTTGGTGAAACCAAATACCGAATCGATGTTGTATTACGAGATCGTATTGCACGGTTGGTTGAAGCCTACGACGTGGGgactccatttttcaaaatccaaaaacctAGCAAATGTCTCCTCCTTTTCAGAAGAAATGAATTCGTGACGAAAGGGAATTTTATATTTGAGAGACCTGccatatttttattctttttttgtaaCTTGTCCAATTATTTCAGAAGTTGGCTATTCTGCTAGTTTTTCACTACAATAAAATCCTCTCTAGTCTGaataactcttttttttttcttttttgaaataaatgaaacaatCATGCAATTTTTACTTAT contains:
- the LOC135845793 gene encoding uncharacterized protein LOC135845793; its protein translation is MQIWEMKLLLSLLISLKIDNKLLICINAERTTLGNSNSFENTTKVPCSQITIHSLILNTQNVTSIEKPSTDTAANITSSEVEFLNNTSAIAQQTSTQATLASESQITVIGTGNLTTGLDSATDIAECHHTKCMLKQSIAITSAVEIAQKPTTTPIPIFTQQNTTGLTQNPQAEEIAQKPTTTPIPISIQQNTAGLTQNPQPVEISQKTTSTPIPISTQQKTARLTPKPNHQTKKTNQTRRTPLKITPFRNTTAKVTRPKLEMRKASNFTVFVKTPPTTNTPSRKTYTFSRYNWSISITQPTTKEIDFRESIEFGEESFKKFMFRTAAFVDKSLMIKEFLEHDKQVILITRPVLWGKSLNLNMLRKFFEIEVDDQGNILPEENRVNRKIFCGGQVYVNDSLVKSFQPLKISNFSSPMKYQGKHPVVQLNYHFIQNGNFEEVKAIMTYEVIKSYKRHFYLDSYFKKNPQFLDESEKSQLERYSKGNLTESDLVNSLCFLSHLLYKYFNETVFILIDEYDTPLRGAFLHSSDNPDNLEKVLKFYRELYTAAFKNNPCLAKGFLTGKLRISNSNLFVNLDNVAEYTLLDHEFSQFYGFTEQEVDQLVGPSLGTELLHQMKAYYKGYNYGGQMMYNPWSIKQCIENDYKIEHYWLGSQLLFPVHRQSFSLDHIEPDVRSLLEGGCVEIPIRNEVSFDNLTDRRNFFNFILFTGYLSPGVKYPNGTYQLVKPNTESMLYYEIVLHGWLKPTTWGLHFSKSKNLANVSSFSEEMNS